One Malania oleifera isolate guangnan ecotype guangnan chromosome 9, ASM2987363v1, whole genome shotgun sequence DNA segment encodes these proteins:
- the LOC131164833 gene encoding glutamate--cysteine ligase, chloroplastic isoform X2 gives MMQCKFSHGVVFSVGNISKIKETCAGFSSLSWNSTNTMPILHSDDVGVGVGHKRGGRVIVAASPPTEDAVIATEPLTKEDLVGYLASGCKQKEKWRIGTEHEKLGFELGTLRPMKYEQIAELLNGIAERFDWDKIMEGDNIIGLKQGKQSISLEPGGQFELSGAPLETLHQTCAEVNSHLYQVKAVAEEMGIGFLGIGFQPKWGLKDIPIMPKGRYEIMRNYMPKVGSLGLDMMFRTCTVQVNLDFSSEADMIRKFRAGLSLQLIATALFANSPFTEGKPNGYLSMRSQIWTDTDKNRTGMLPFVFDNSFGFEQYVDYALDVPMYFVYREKKYIDCTGMSFRDFLAGKLPSIPGEFPTFNDWENHLTTIFPEVRLKRYLEMRGADGGPWRRLCALPAFWVGLLYDEVSLQNVLDMTADWTLEERQMLRNKFEFEDVLRPLLNFVP, from the exons ATGATGCAGTGTAAATTTTCTCACGGTGTGGTTTTTAGCGTGGGAAACATTTCCAAAATAAAGGAAACTTGTGCTGGTTTTTCTTCATTATCATGGAATTCTACGAACACAATGCCAATTCTGCATTCAGATGATGTAGGAGTAGGAGTAGGACACAAACGAGGGGGCAGAGTGATTGTTGCTGCAAGCCCGCCAACAGAGGATGCTGTAATTGCGACAGAGCCACTGACAAAAGAGGATCTTGTTGGATACCTTGCCTCTGGGTGCAAGCAGAAGGAAAAATGGAG GATAGGAACAGAGCATGAGAAGTTGGGTTTTGAGTTGGGAACTTTGCGTCCTATGAAATATGAACAAATAGCAGAATTGCTTAATGGCATTGCTGAGAGATTTGACTGGGATAAAATAATGGAGGGTGACAACATTATTGGGCTTAAACAG GGAAAGCAAAGCATATCACTGGAACCTGGTGGTCAGTTTGAGCTTAGTGGTGCACCACTAGAAACTCTGCATCAAACTTGTGCAGAGGTTAATTCACACCTTTATCAG GTCAAAGCTGTTGCTGAGGAGATGGGAATTGGATTCTTAGGGATAGGTTTCCAGCCAAAATGGGGACTCAAAGACATACCTATAATGCCCAAG GGAAGATATGAGATTATGAGGAATTACATGCCCAAAGTTGGTTCACTTGGGCTTGACATGATGTTTAGGACATGCACTGTTCAG GTGAATTTGGACTTCAGTTCTGAAGCTGACATGATCAGGAAATTCCGTGCTGGTCTTTCTTTGCAGCTT ATAGCAACAGCTCTATTTGCAAATTCACCTTTCACAGAAGGAAAGCCTAATGGTTACCTGAGCATGAGAAG CCAAATTTGGACTGATACTGATAAGAATCGCACTGGTATGCTGCCTTTCGTTTTTGACAACTCGTTTGG GTTTGAGCAGTATGTAGATTATGCTCTTGATGTTCCAATGTATTTTGTCTATCGGGAAAAGAAGTATATTGACTGCACTGGAATGTCCTTCAGG GATTTTTTGGCAGGAAAACTTCCATCAATTCCAGGAGAATTCCCTACCTTTAATGATTGGGAGAATCATCTGACAACAATATTTCCTGAG GTCAGGCTGAAAAGGTACTTGGAGATGAGGGGTGCTGAtggagggccttggaggaggttATGTGCTTTACCAGCATTTTGG GTTGGTTTATTGTATGACGAAGTTTCACTGCAAAATGTTCTAGACATGACAGCTGACTGGACATTGGAGGAAAGACAGATGTTGAGGAACAAG TTTGAATTTGAAGACGTGTTGCGTCCTCTGCTTAATTTTGTTCCATGA
- the LOC131164833 gene encoding glutamate--cysteine ligase, chloroplastic isoform X1, giving the protein MMQCKFSHGVVFSVGNISKIKETCAGFSSLSWNSTNTMPILHSDDVGVGVGHKRGGRVIVAASPPTEDAVIATEPLTKEDLVGYLASGCKQKEKWRIGTEHEKLGFELGTLRPMKYEQIAELLNGIAERFDWDKIMEGDNIIGLKQGKQSISLEPGGQFELSGAPLETLHQTCAEVNSHLYQVKAVAEEMGIGFLGIGFQPKWGLKDIPIMPKGRYEIMRNYMPKVGSLGLDMMFRTCTVQVNLDFSSEADMIRKFRAGLSLQLIATALFANSPFTEGKPNGYLSMRSQIWTDTDKNRTGMLPFVFDNSFGFEQYVDYALDVPMYFVYREKKYIDCTGMSFRDFLAGKLPSIPGEFPTFNDWENHLTTIFPEVRLKRYLEMRGADGGPWRRLCALPAFWVGLLYDEVSLQNVLDMTADWTLEERQMLRNKVPKTGLKTPFRDGLLRHVAEDVLWLAKDGLERRGFKESGFLNEVAEVVRTGVTPAEKLLDMYHSKWEQSVDPVFEELLY; this is encoded by the exons ATGATGCAGTGTAAATTTTCTCACGGTGTGGTTTTTAGCGTGGGAAACATTTCCAAAATAAAGGAAACTTGTGCTGGTTTTTCTTCATTATCATGGAATTCTACGAACACAATGCCAATTCTGCATTCAGATGATGTAGGAGTAGGAGTAGGACACAAACGAGGGGGCAGAGTGATTGTTGCTGCAAGCCCGCCAACAGAGGATGCTGTAATTGCGACAGAGCCACTGACAAAAGAGGATCTTGTTGGATACCTTGCCTCTGGGTGCAAGCAGAAGGAAAAATGGAG GATAGGAACAGAGCATGAGAAGTTGGGTTTTGAGTTGGGAACTTTGCGTCCTATGAAATATGAACAAATAGCAGAATTGCTTAATGGCATTGCTGAGAGATTTGACTGGGATAAAATAATGGAGGGTGACAACATTATTGGGCTTAAACAG GGAAAGCAAAGCATATCACTGGAACCTGGTGGTCAGTTTGAGCTTAGTGGTGCACCACTAGAAACTCTGCATCAAACTTGTGCAGAGGTTAATTCACACCTTTATCAG GTCAAAGCTGTTGCTGAGGAGATGGGAATTGGATTCTTAGGGATAGGTTTCCAGCCAAAATGGGGACTCAAAGACATACCTATAATGCCCAAG GGAAGATATGAGATTATGAGGAATTACATGCCCAAAGTTGGTTCACTTGGGCTTGACATGATGTTTAGGACATGCACTGTTCAG GTGAATTTGGACTTCAGTTCTGAAGCTGACATGATCAGGAAATTCCGTGCTGGTCTTTCTTTGCAGCTT ATAGCAACAGCTCTATTTGCAAATTCACCTTTCACAGAAGGAAAGCCTAATGGTTACCTGAGCATGAGAAG CCAAATTTGGACTGATACTGATAAGAATCGCACTGGTATGCTGCCTTTCGTTTTTGACAACTCGTTTGG GTTTGAGCAGTATGTAGATTATGCTCTTGATGTTCCAATGTATTTTGTCTATCGGGAAAAGAAGTATATTGACTGCACTGGAATGTCCTTCAGG GATTTTTTGGCAGGAAAACTTCCATCAATTCCAGGAGAATTCCCTACCTTTAATGATTGGGAGAATCATCTGACAACAATATTTCCTGAG GTCAGGCTGAAAAGGTACTTGGAGATGAGGGGTGCTGAtggagggccttggaggaggttATGTGCTTTACCAGCATTTTGG GTTGGTTTATTGTATGACGAAGTTTCACTGCAAAATGTTCTAGACATGACAGCTGACTGGACATTGGAGGAAAGACAGATGTTGAGGAACAAG GTTCCAAAGACTGGTCTAAAGACACCATTTCGAGATGGATTGCTGAGGCATGTTGCTGAAGATGTTCTATGGCTGGCCAAG GATGGCTTGGAAAGAAGGGGCTTCAAGGAATCTGGGTTCTTGAATGAGGTGGCTGAGGTGGTTAGAACGG GAGTAACACCAGCGGAGAAGCTTTTGGATATGTACCATTCAAAGTGGGAACAGAGTGTAGATCCTGTGTTTGAGGAACTACTTTACTGA